In the Oncorhynchus keta strain PuntledgeMale-10-30-2019 chromosome 14, Oket_V2, whole genome shotgun sequence genome, one interval contains:
- the LOC118378433 gene encoding zinc finger protein 280C-like isoform X2 encodes MSELFMECEEEELEPWQRQTPEVNLLGDGKRDDDDDEPIFVGELSTSKDTIINTRPTNNQRNVKTTPVQSGGVGRPRAPRMIMTHNSPQAHLTRGPVPHNIIIPGKGLNNAPRSLTAVPPQPIIINNQGYIMTTPQLSANSAFLASLGKQYPPGTSFTVVPGQQHILQQMTPAAGQQHILQQVTPGKLLPGVIHRPQVHMIHNNVVTLSNVQGPAALSSQPNCSNSTNLQIVSPVIQAKGNSWDYGKRGLPQDQNSTAKKAKQGIGSPHAQEILENGARFCKKCPKCKFDFYQQAVMKDHMVKCCPHLLECVFPSTPKSTYLFASKRIMLVTDFYYGRFEGDKPKSQQQKTPFTYKCQSCLKVLKNNVRFMNHMKHHLELEKQNSESWESHTTCQHCYRQYSTPFQLQCHVESAHSMVESSTNCKICELAFESEQVLLEHMKDNHKPGEMPYVCQVCNYRSSFFTDVDTHFRTVHENTKDLLCPFCLKVLKSGHVYMQHYMKHQKKGINRCGKCRLNFLTYKERVDHKTQHHKTFQKPKALEGLPPGTKVTIRASLTGPSPSSTHAAEKSSVSVIPEVSGMKVAKVKAQSSTSTTQGSSGGKGKATVSKKLLKQQKNNHVLQSLSIGERRHTCIECYSEIYDFYSHYPMVAICGACKYRTSCKTSFGNHMIRFHSAISKERFRKMRKIPVVLRNLTLVCLNCDFLADAHGTDLMSKHLIDRPHHVCKVILEKGEGGAVDDGIRGNKQGMSALMFPDIQNAETATVSGAFEQLHSIPRLEETSNVLCITPAAERGDGPEVMHVQTQESGRGDVILLDNDDAAVNQLGVAEVQGLPQISTVDQIQGVTQATELETPMESSVEEDQSLQSGPMVSETLMESSVEEELREEWALQSAIRSPSSSLACE; translated from the exons ATGTCCGAGCTTTTTATGGAATGTGAGGAAGAGGAGCTGGAGCCATGGCAGAGACAGACACCCGAAGTTAATTTGTTGGGCGACGGTAAACGTGATGACGACGACGACGAACCTATATTTGTTGGGGAGCTTAGTACTTCAAAGGACACCATTATTAACACCAGACCAA CAAACAACCAAAGAAATGTGAAGACCACCCCAGTTCAAAGTGGTGGAGTTGGAAGACCAAGAGCCCCTAGGATGATAATGACACACAACTCTCCCCAAGCTCATCTCACTCGGGGTCCAGTTCCCCATAACATCATAATTCCTGGGAAAGGGTTGAACAATGCACCTCGATCCTTAACAGCAGTACCACCACAGCCCATCATTATCAACAACCAG GGTTACATTATGACCACACCACAGTTATCGGCCAACTCAGCTTTCCTTGCTTCCCTTGGGAAACAGTATCCCCCTGGGACATCTTTCACTGTGGTTCCGG GCCAGCAGCACATTCTGCAGCAGATGACTCCAGCAGCAGGCCAGCAGCACATTCTGCAGCAGGTGACTCCAGGGAAGCTTTTACCTGGGGTTATCCACAGGCCTCAAGTGCACATGATCCACAACAACGTAGTGACCTTGTCCAATGTGCAGGGTCCTGCTGCATTGTCTTCCCAGCCCAACTGCTCAAATTCTACCAACCTCCAGATTGTGTCCCCAGTTATTCAAGCCAAAGGCAACAGCTGGG ACTATGGCAAACGAGGTTTACCTCAAGACCAAAACAGCACAGCTAAAAAAGCAAAGCAGGGCATAG GGTCTCCCCACGCCCAGGAGATATTAGAAAATGGAGCACGTTTTTGTAAAAAATGTCCAAAGTGTAAATTTGATTTCTACCAACAAGCTGTCATGAAAGACCACATGGTG AAATGTTGTCCTCACCTGTTGGAGTGTGTCTTCCCCTCAACCCCAAAGTCTACTTACCTTTTTGCAAGCAAGCGCATCATGCTTGTCACAGACTTCTACTATGGTAGATTTGAGGGAGACAAACCAAAATCGCAGCAGCAGAAGACCCCATTTACCTATAAGTGCCAGAGCTGTTTGAAAGTACTCAAGAACAACGTCAG GTTCATGAACCACATGAAGCACCATCTGGAGCTGGAGAAGCAGAACAGTGAGAGCTGGGAAAGCCACACTACCTGCCAACACTGCTACCGGCAGTACTCAACCCCATTCCAGCTGCAGTGCCACGTTGAGAGTGCCCACAGCATGGTCGAATCTTCAA CAAATTGCAAGATATGTGAATTAGCCTTCGAGTCTGAGCAAGTGCTCCTGGAACACATGAAGGACAACCACAAGCCTGGCGAGATGCCCTATGTCTGCCAG GTGTGCAACTACCGGTCTTCATTCTTTACCGATGTGGACACACACTTCCGTACGGTGCATGAAAACACAAAGGATCTCCTTTGTCCATTCTGCCTTAAAGTTCTTAAAAGTGGTCATGTCTACATGCAGCACTATATGAAGCATCAG AAAAAAGGAATTAATCGTTGCGGGAAATGCAGGCTGAATTTCCTCACCTACAAGGAGAGAGTGGATCACAAGACTCAGCACCATAAGACTTTCCAAAAACCCAAAGCTCTGGAGGGCCTTCCTCCTGGAACCAAG GTGACTATCCGGGCCTCTCTGACCGGGCCATCTCCCAGTTCCACCCATGCTGCTGAAAAATCCAGTGTCAGTGTCATACCAGAGGTCTCAGGCATGAAGGTAGCCAAAGTAAAAGCTCAGAGTAGTACATCTACCACACAGGGCAGCAGTGGGGGTAAAGGCAAGGCCACAGTGAGCAAGAAGCTCCTTAAGCAGCAGAAGAACAACCATGTGTTGCAGAGTCTCAG TATTGGCGAAAGAAGACACACCTGCATTGAGTGCTACTCTGAGATTTATGACTTCTATAGTCACTATCCCATGGTTGCAATTTGTGGTGCATGCAAGTATCGGACAAGTTGCAAAACTTCATTTGGAAACCATATGATAAG GTTCCATAGTGCAATCTCAAAAGAGAGATTCCGGAAAATGAGGAAAATCCCAGTTGTCCTAAG GAATTTAACCCTTGTCTGTCTGAACTGTGACTTCCTGGCGGATGCGCATGGAACTGACCTCATGAGCAAGCATTTGATTGACAGACCACACCATGTCTGTAAGGTCATTCTAGAGAAAG GAGAAGGTGGTGCTGTAGATGACGGCATTAGAGG AAATAAGCAAGGGATGTCTGCTCTGATGTTCCCTGATATCCAG AATGCTGAAACTGCCACAGTGAGTGGCGCTTTTGAACAATTGCACAG CATTCCCAGATTGGAGGAGACCTCCAATGTCTTGTGTATCACCCCAGCTGCTGAAAGAGGGGATGGGCCAGAGGTAATGCATGTTCAGACCCAAGAGTCAGGAAGAGGTGATGTTATTCTACTAGACAACGATGATGCAGCAGTTAACCAGCTCGGAGTGGCAGAAGTGCAAGGGCTTCCACAGATCTCTACAGTAGATCAGATCCAGGGAGTCACACAGGCTACAGAGCTAGAAACACCCATGGAAAGTTCAGTTGAGGAAGACCAGTCTTTGCAGTCAGGGCCCATGGTAAGTGAAACACTCATGGAAAGCTCAGTTGAGGAGGAGCTGAGGGAGGAGTGGGCTTTGCAGTCAGCTATCAGGTCCCCCTCTAGTTCTTTGGCCTGTGAGTAG
- the LOC118378433 gene encoding zinc finger protein 280C-like isoform X3 produces the protein MSELFMECEEEELEPWQRQTPEVNLLGDGKRDDDDDEPIFVGELSTSKDTIINTRPTNNQRNVKTTPVQSGGVGRPRAPRMIMTHNSPQAHLTRGPVPHNIIIPGKGLNNAPRSLTAVPPQPIIINNQGYIMTTPQLSANSAFLASLGKQYPPGTSFTVVPAGQQHILQQVTPGKLLPGVIHRPQVHMIHNNVVTLSNVQGPAALSSQPNCSNSTNLQIVSPVIQAKGNSWDYGKRGLPQDQNSTAKKAKQGIGSPHAQEILENGARFCKKCPKCKFDFYQQAVMKDHMVKCCPHLLECVFPSTPKSTYLFASKRIMLVTDFYYGRFEGDKPKSQQQKTPFTYKCQSCLKVLKNNVRFMNHMKHHLELEKQNSESWESHTTCQHCYRQYSTPFQLQCHVESAHSMVESSTNCKICELAFESEQVLLEHMKDNHKPGEMPYVCQVCNYRSSFFTDVDTHFRTVHENTKDLLCPFCLKVLKSGHVYMQHYMKHQKKGINRCGKCRLNFLTYKERVDHKTQHHKTFQKPKALEGLPPGTKVTIRASLTGPSPSSTHAAEKSSVSVIPEVSGMKVAKVKAQSSTSTTQGSSGGKGKATVSKKLLKQQKNNHVLQSLSIGERRHTCIECYSEIYDFYSHYPMVAICGACKYRTSCKTSFGNHMIRFHSAISKERFRKMRKIPVVLRNLTLVCLNCDFLADAHGTDLMSKHLIDRPHHVCKVILEKGEGGAVDDGIRGNKQGMSALMFPDIQNAETATVSGAFEQLHSIPRLEETSNVLCITPAAERGDGPEVMHVQTQESGRGDVILLDNDDAAVNQLGVAEVQGLPQISTVDQIQGVTQATELETPMESSVEEDQSLQSGPMVSETLMESSVEEELREEWALQSAIRSPSSSLACE, from the exons ATGTCCGAGCTTTTTATGGAATGTGAGGAAGAGGAGCTGGAGCCATGGCAGAGACAGACACCCGAAGTTAATTTGTTGGGCGACGGTAAACGTGATGACGACGACGACGAACCTATATTTGTTGGGGAGCTTAGTACTTCAAAGGACACCATTATTAACACCAGACCAA CAAACAACCAAAGAAATGTGAAGACCACCCCAGTTCAAAGTGGTGGAGTTGGAAGACCAAGAGCCCCTAGGATGATAATGACACACAACTCTCCCCAAGCTCATCTCACTCGGGGTCCAGTTCCCCATAACATCATAATTCCTGGGAAAGGGTTGAACAATGCACCTCGATCCTTAACAGCAGTACCACCACAGCCCATCATTATCAACAACCAG GGTTACATTATGACCACACCACAGTTATCGGCCAACTCAGCTTTCCTTGCTTCCCTTGGGAAACAGTATCCCCCTGGGACATCTTTCACTGTGGTTCCGG CAGGCCAGCAGCACATTCTGCAGCAGGTGACTCCAGGGAAGCTTTTACCTGGGGTTATCCACAGGCCTCAAGTGCACATGATCCACAACAACGTAGTGACCTTGTCCAATGTGCAGGGTCCTGCTGCATTGTCTTCCCAGCCCAACTGCTCAAATTCTACCAACCTCCAGATTGTGTCCCCAGTTATTCAAGCCAAAGGCAACAGCTGGG ACTATGGCAAACGAGGTTTACCTCAAGACCAAAACAGCACAGCTAAAAAAGCAAAGCAGGGCATAG GGTCTCCCCACGCCCAGGAGATATTAGAAAATGGAGCACGTTTTTGTAAAAAATGTCCAAAGTGTAAATTTGATTTCTACCAACAAGCTGTCATGAAAGACCACATGGTG AAATGTTGTCCTCACCTGTTGGAGTGTGTCTTCCCCTCAACCCCAAAGTCTACTTACCTTTTTGCAAGCAAGCGCATCATGCTTGTCACAGACTTCTACTATGGTAGATTTGAGGGAGACAAACCAAAATCGCAGCAGCAGAAGACCCCATTTACCTATAAGTGCCAGAGCTGTTTGAAAGTACTCAAGAACAACGTCAG GTTCATGAACCACATGAAGCACCATCTGGAGCTGGAGAAGCAGAACAGTGAGAGCTGGGAAAGCCACACTACCTGCCAACACTGCTACCGGCAGTACTCAACCCCATTCCAGCTGCAGTGCCACGTTGAGAGTGCCCACAGCATGGTCGAATCTTCAA CAAATTGCAAGATATGTGAATTAGCCTTCGAGTCTGAGCAAGTGCTCCTGGAACACATGAAGGACAACCACAAGCCTGGCGAGATGCCCTATGTCTGCCAG GTGTGCAACTACCGGTCTTCATTCTTTACCGATGTGGACACACACTTCCGTACGGTGCATGAAAACACAAAGGATCTCCTTTGTCCATTCTGCCTTAAAGTTCTTAAAAGTGGTCATGTCTACATGCAGCACTATATGAAGCATCAG AAAAAAGGAATTAATCGTTGCGGGAAATGCAGGCTGAATTTCCTCACCTACAAGGAGAGAGTGGATCACAAGACTCAGCACCATAAGACTTTCCAAAAACCCAAAGCTCTGGAGGGCCTTCCTCCTGGAACCAAG GTGACTATCCGGGCCTCTCTGACCGGGCCATCTCCCAGTTCCACCCATGCTGCTGAAAAATCCAGTGTCAGTGTCATACCAGAGGTCTCAGGCATGAAGGTAGCCAAAGTAAAAGCTCAGAGTAGTACATCTACCACACAGGGCAGCAGTGGGGGTAAAGGCAAGGCCACAGTGAGCAAGAAGCTCCTTAAGCAGCAGAAGAACAACCATGTGTTGCAGAGTCTCAG TATTGGCGAAAGAAGACACACCTGCATTGAGTGCTACTCTGAGATTTATGACTTCTATAGTCACTATCCCATGGTTGCAATTTGTGGTGCATGCAAGTATCGGACAAGTTGCAAAACTTCATTTGGAAACCATATGATAAG GTTCCATAGTGCAATCTCAAAAGAGAGATTCCGGAAAATGAGGAAAATCCCAGTTGTCCTAAG GAATTTAACCCTTGTCTGTCTGAACTGTGACTTCCTGGCGGATGCGCATGGAACTGACCTCATGAGCAAGCATTTGATTGACAGACCACACCATGTCTGTAAGGTCATTCTAGAGAAAG GAGAAGGTGGTGCTGTAGATGACGGCATTAGAGG AAATAAGCAAGGGATGTCTGCTCTGATGTTCCCTGATATCCAG AATGCTGAAACTGCCACAGTGAGTGGCGCTTTTGAACAATTGCACAG CATTCCCAGATTGGAGGAGACCTCCAATGTCTTGTGTATCACCCCAGCTGCTGAAAGAGGGGATGGGCCAGAGGTAATGCATGTTCAGACCCAAGAGTCAGGAAGAGGTGATGTTATTCTACTAGACAACGATGATGCAGCAGTTAACCAGCTCGGAGTGGCAGAAGTGCAAGGGCTTCCACAGATCTCTACAGTAGATCAGATCCAGGGAGTCACACAGGCTACAGAGCTAGAAACACCCATGGAAAGTTCAGTTGAGGAAGACCAGTCTTTGCAGTCAGGGCCCATGGTAAGTGAAACACTCATGGAAAGCTCAGTTGAGGAGGAGCTGAGGGAGGAGTGGGCTTTGCAGTCAGCTATCAGGTCCCCCTCTAGTTCTTTGGCCTGTGAGTAG
- the LOC118378433 gene encoding zinc finger protein 280C-like isoform X1 — protein MSELFMECEEEELEPWQRQTPEVNLLGDGKRDDDDDEPIFVGELSTSKDTIINTRPTNNQRNVKTTPVQSGGVGRPRAPRMIMTHNSPQAHLTRGPVPHNIIIPGKGLNNAPRSLTAVPPQPIIINNQGYIMTTPQLSANSAFLASLGKQYPPGTSFTVVPAGQQHILQQMTPAAGQQHILQQVTPGKLLPGVIHRPQVHMIHNNVVTLSNVQGPAALSSQPNCSNSTNLQIVSPVIQAKGNSWDYGKRGLPQDQNSTAKKAKQGIGSPHAQEILENGARFCKKCPKCKFDFYQQAVMKDHMVKCCPHLLECVFPSTPKSTYLFASKRIMLVTDFYYGRFEGDKPKSQQQKTPFTYKCQSCLKVLKNNVRFMNHMKHHLELEKQNSESWESHTTCQHCYRQYSTPFQLQCHVESAHSMVESSTNCKICELAFESEQVLLEHMKDNHKPGEMPYVCQVCNYRSSFFTDVDTHFRTVHENTKDLLCPFCLKVLKSGHVYMQHYMKHQKKGINRCGKCRLNFLTYKERVDHKTQHHKTFQKPKALEGLPPGTKVTIRASLTGPSPSSTHAAEKSSVSVIPEVSGMKVAKVKAQSSTSTTQGSSGGKGKATVSKKLLKQQKNNHVLQSLSIGERRHTCIECYSEIYDFYSHYPMVAICGACKYRTSCKTSFGNHMIRFHSAISKERFRKMRKIPVVLRNLTLVCLNCDFLADAHGTDLMSKHLIDRPHHVCKVILEKGEGGAVDDGIRGNKQGMSALMFPDIQNAETATVSGAFEQLHSIPRLEETSNVLCITPAAERGDGPEVMHVQTQESGRGDVILLDNDDAAVNQLGVAEVQGLPQISTVDQIQGVTQATELETPMESSVEEDQSLQSGPMVSETLMESSVEEELREEWALQSAIRSPSSSLACE, from the exons ATGTCCGAGCTTTTTATGGAATGTGAGGAAGAGGAGCTGGAGCCATGGCAGAGACAGACACCCGAAGTTAATTTGTTGGGCGACGGTAAACGTGATGACGACGACGACGAACCTATATTTGTTGGGGAGCTTAGTACTTCAAAGGACACCATTATTAACACCAGACCAA CAAACAACCAAAGAAATGTGAAGACCACCCCAGTTCAAAGTGGTGGAGTTGGAAGACCAAGAGCCCCTAGGATGATAATGACACACAACTCTCCCCAAGCTCATCTCACTCGGGGTCCAGTTCCCCATAACATCATAATTCCTGGGAAAGGGTTGAACAATGCACCTCGATCCTTAACAGCAGTACCACCACAGCCCATCATTATCAACAACCAG GGTTACATTATGACCACACCACAGTTATCGGCCAACTCAGCTTTCCTTGCTTCCCTTGGGAAACAGTATCCCCCTGGGACATCTTTCACTGTGGTTCCGG CAGGCCAGCAGCACATTCTGCAGCAGATGACTCCAGCAGCAGGCCAGCAGCACATTCTGCAGCAGGTGACTCCAGGGAAGCTTTTACCTGGGGTTATCCACAGGCCTCAAGTGCACATGATCCACAACAACGTAGTGACCTTGTCCAATGTGCAGGGTCCTGCTGCATTGTCTTCCCAGCCCAACTGCTCAAATTCTACCAACCTCCAGATTGTGTCCCCAGTTATTCAAGCCAAAGGCAACAGCTGGG ACTATGGCAAACGAGGTTTACCTCAAGACCAAAACAGCACAGCTAAAAAAGCAAAGCAGGGCATAG GGTCTCCCCACGCCCAGGAGATATTAGAAAATGGAGCACGTTTTTGTAAAAAATGTCCAAAGTGTAAATTTGATTTCTACCAACAAGCTGTCATGAAAGACCACATGGTG AAATGTTGTCCTCACCTGTTGGAGTGTGTCTTCCCCTCAACCCCAAAGTCTACTTACCTTTTTGCAAGCAAGCGCATCATGCTTGTCACAGACTTCTACTATGGTAGATTTGAGGGAGACAAACCAAAATCGCAGCAGCAGAAGACCCCATTTACCTATAAGTGCCAGAGCTGTTTGAAAGTACTCAAGAACAACGTCAG GTTCATGAACCACATGAAGCACCATCTGGAGCTGGAGAAGCAGAACAGTGAGAGCTGGGAAAGCCACACTACCTGCCAACACTGCTACCGGCAGTACTCAACCCCATTCCAGCTGCAGTGCCACGTTGAGAGTGCCCACAGCATGGTCGAATCTTCAA CAAATTGCAAGATATGTGAATTAGCCTTCGAGTCTGAGCAAGTGCTCCTGGAACACATGAAGGACAACCACAAGCCTGGCGAGATGCCCTATGTCTGCCAG GTGTGCAACTACCGGTCTTCATTCTTTACCGATGTGGACACACACTTCCGTACGGTGCATGAAAACACAAAGGATCTCCTTTGTCCATTCTGCCTTAAAGTTCTTAAAAGTGGTCATGTCTACATGCAGCACTATATGAAGCATCAG AAAAAAGGAATTAATCGTTGCGGGAAATGCAGGCTGAATTTCCTCACCTACAAGGAGAGAGTGGATCACAAGACTCAGCACCATAAGACTTTCCAAAAACCCAAAGCTCTGGAGGGCCTTCCTCCTGGAACCAAG GTGACTATCCGGGCCTCTCTGACCGGGCCATCTCCCAGTTCCACCCATGCTGCTGAAAAATCCAGTGTCAGTGTCATACCAGAGGTCTCAGGCATGAAGGTAGCCAAAGTAAAAGCTCAGAGTAGTACATCTACCACACAGGGCAGCAGTGGGGGTAAAGGCAAGGCCACAGTGAGCAAGAAGCTCCTTAAGCAGCAGAAGAACAACCATGTGTTGCAGAGTCTCAG TATTGGCGAAAGAAGACACACCTGCATTGAGTGCTACTCTGAGATTTATGACTTCTATAGTCACTATCCCATGGTTGCAATTTGTGGTGCATGCAAGTATCGGACAAGTTGCAAAACTTCATTTGGAAACCATATGATAAG GTTCCATAGTGCAATCTCAAAAGAGAGATTCCGGAAAATGAGGAAAATCCCAGTTGTCCTAAG GAATTTAACCCTTGTCTGTCTGAACTGTGACTTCCTGGCGGATGCGCATGGAACTGACCTCATGAGCAAGCATTTGATTGACAGACCACACCATGTCTGTAAGGTCATTCTAGAGAAAG GAGAAGGTGGTGCTGTAGATGACGGCATTAGAGG AAATAAGCAAGGGATGTCTGCTCTGATGTTCCCTGATATCCAG AATGCTGAAACTGCCACAGTGAGTGGCGCTTTTGAACAATTGCACAG CATTCCCAGATTGGAGGAGACCTCCAATGTCTTGTGTATCACCCCAGCTGCTGAAAGAGGGGATGGGCCAGAGGTAATGCATGTTCAGACCCAAGAGTCAGGAAGAGGTGATGTTATTCTACTAGACAACGATGATGCAGCAGTTAACCAGCTCGGAGTGGCAGAAGTGCAAGGGCTTCCACAGATCTCTACAGTAGATCAGATCCAGGGAGTCACACAGGCTACAGAGCTAGAAACACCCATGGAAAGTTCAGTTGAGGAAGACCAGTCTTTGCAGTCAGGGCCCATGGTAAGTGAAACACTCATGGAAAGCTCAGTTGAGGAGGAGCTGAGGGAGGAGTGGGCTTTGCAGTCAGCTATCAGGTCCCCCTCTAGTTCTTTGGCCTGTGAGTAG